The following is a genomic window from Pseudothermotoga thermarum DSM 5069.
TTCGTCCAAAAACTTTGAGTAAAGAACCGAATCTATTTCCGAAACGGCTTGCTGGGCAAGTTGTTCTGAGCTTGCCTGCGCTATTATCGAAGAAACGTATCTTCTTGGAAAAAGCCGTTGATCTGCACTTGCGAATGGTACGATAACAGATCTATCTGGGTTGAGGAAGAGAAGGTTTCCACTTTTCTCAAGAACTCCTATCACGGTGTAAGTTTGTCTTATTCTTTGGGAGGAAATTCTTATCGTTTTTCCAATCGCATCGCCTTCTGGAAACAAGTTGTTTGCGACATCACTTCCAATCACCGCTACTCTTCTTGCAGCTAGATTTTCCTCGTCCGTGAAAAACTCTCCTTCAGCTAGGTTGAGTTTAAGCATTTTGAAGAAAGATGGTTCAACCGCCAAGACCGTTGCCATAGTATTTTGTCTTCCATACTGAATCGTAAAATTACCTTGATGGACAGGTGTTACATAACTTAAGGAGGGACATGATGCGGCAATTTCTTTTGCGTCGTCTTTCGTCAGAAGATCGCTGAGTGCAACCGCGGTTTGTCCAGCCCTTCCACCCGCAAATCCTGGCGTGATCATTATGACGTTTGATCCAATTGCAATTATGTTTTCCTTTATTGCTTGACGTGTACCTTCTGCAACGGATACAACAGCTATAACCGCGGCTACACCTATGACTATACCGAGCATGGAAAGAAAGGATCTAAGTTTGTTGGCAAAAATCGATCTTATCGCTTCCCTAAACATTTCCAACACCAATTCTCACCTCTTGTGAAACTATTTTTCCATCTCTCATGTGAATTATTCGATCACCGCATTCTGCAACCTCAGGATCATGGGTGACAACGACGATCGTGTACCCGTTTTCGTTGAGTTGTTCAAAGATTTTTAGTATTTCTGACCCACTTTTTGAATCCAAATTACCGGTTGGTTCATCGGCAAGGATCACAAGAGGATCGTTTGCCAAAGCCCTTGCTATTGCTA
Proteins encoded in this region:
- a CDS encoding ABC transporter permease, encoding MFREAIRSIFANKLRSFLSMLGIVIGVAAVIAVVSVAEGTRQAIKENIIAIGSNVIMITPGFAGGRAGQTAVALSDLLTKDDAKEIAASCPSLSYVTPVHQGNFTIQYGRQNTMATVLAVEPSFFKMLKLNLAEGEFFTDEENLAARRVAVIGSDVANNLFPEGDAIGKTIRISSQRIRQTYTVIGVLEKSGNLLFLNPDRSVIVPFASADQRLFPRRYVSSIIAQASSEQLAQQAVSEIDSVLYSKFLDENKYRIISQEAMLQTLNQTMQLLAFMLGSIAGISLLVGGIGIMNIMLVSVAERTKEIGIRKAIGATNLHILLQFLIESSTLTTTAGGIGIAVGILISRFIAKLGSLRTAVTPGVILIAVSISIAVGIFFGVFPARRASKLNPVEALRYE